Proteins from one Microcoleus sp. bin38.metabat.b11b12b14.051 genomic window:
- a CDS encoding AAA family ATPase: protein MKFSLCIGFSYYEFGMCLGCVWLAIAYNTEKICNLAMPQSTLKASEAGIEKAERARIDKSWSRQDLAGYAVVEGEKPDGIDRQTINKFFNLKNVKHQYFVAICRALGLDWEDIRNPNITTHGGPETGFFHENTSLQSTDSVKNPVSSIAVDNSDYNNPFIPQHGKIDDPRFLFGREREIRRVFETLNSGSSVAIVGERAIGKSSLLQAIYQQAPTQLRPQRQPIYLNLQNICDEDDFYGALCSFIGIETVKGFLLQRALESHRLLLLLDEVEKMTWDGFTNQIRGQLRGLAEGSNAPLRLVVAACTSLDMLFPDSQDQNMTSPFKGICIEETLKRWDDEICRKFIASRLQADWLTPVPEPVCFTEEEIAGLIAESGGYPQKLMQLCHQTYARYINNDTNSDLNTPSIS from the coding sequence TTGAAATTCAGCCTGTGTATAGGTTTCAGTTACTATGAGTTTGGTATGTGTTTGGGATGCGTTTGGTTGGCGATCGCTTATAATACTGAAAAGATTTGTAATTTGGCTATGCCGCAATCAACGCTCAAAGCATCAGAGGCTGGAATCGAAAAAGCAGAAAGAGCTCGCATAGATAAAAGCTGGAGTCGCCAAGACTTAGCGGGTTACGCTGTGGTGGAAGGCGAAAAGCCGGATGGTATTGATAGACAAACAATTAATAAATTTTTCAACCTAAAAAATGTCAAGCACCAGTATTTTGTGGCAATTTGCAGGGCTTTAGGATTGGATTGGGAAGACATTAGAAATCCCAATATAACTACGCATGGGGGCCCAGAAACCGGGTTTTTTCACGAAAATACTTCGTTGCAGTCCACAGATTCGGTGAAAAACCCGGTTTCTTCGATCGCAGTGGATAATTCCGACTACAATAATCCCTTTATTCCCCAGCATGGTAAAATAGACGACCCGCGATTTTTATTTGGCAGAGAACGGGAAATTCGGCGGGTATTCGAGACGCTGAATAGTGGCAGTAGTGTAGCGATAGTGGGCGAAAGGGCGATCGGCAAAAGTTCTCTGCTACAAGCAATTTACCAACAAGCACCAACTCAACTTCGTCCTCAGCGTCAACCTATTTATCTCAACTTGCAAAATATTTGCGACGAAGATGATTTTTACGGTGCTTTGTGCAGCTTTATAGGTATCGAAACAGTCAAGGGATTTTTACTGCAACGAGCTTTAGAATCGCACCGATTGCTGTTGCTTTTAGATGAAGTTGAAAAAATGACCTGGGATGGATTTACTAACCAAATACGCGGGCAATTGCGGGGTTTAGCAGAGGGAAGCAACGCACCTTTGCGTCTAGTTGTGGCGGCCTGCACCTCTCTCGATATGCTGTTTCCTGACAGTCAAGACCAAAATATGACTTCTCCTTTCAAAGGAATTTGTATTGAGGAAACACTGAAGCGATGGGATGATGAAATCTGTCGCAAATTTATTGCAAGTCGCCTCCAGGCTGACTGGTTAACACCTGTTCCCGAACCAGTCTGTTTTACAGAGGAAGAAATTGCGGGTTTAATTGCTGAAAGTGGCGGTTATCCTCAGAAATTGATGCAATTGTGCCATCAAACTTATGCTCGTTATATTAACAACGATACTAACTCCGACTTAAATACTCCGTCAATCTCTTAG
- a CDS encoding DNA-binding protein: MQTITITIPDERLLKLQETASSLGISLEALLLMSAESLLATPEIAFENSMEYVLKKNAELYQKLA, translated from the coding sequence ATGCAAACCATTACCATCACCATTCCCGACGAACGTCTTCTCAAGCTACAGGAAACAGCTTCTAGTCTGGGTATCTCACTAGAAGCATTACTACTCATGAGCGCCGAAAGCTTGCTCGCAACACCAGAAATAGCCTTTGAAAACTCTATGGAATACGTCCTCAAAAAGAATGCTGAACTCTACCAAAAACTGGCATAA
- a CDS encoding type II toxin-antitoxin system death-on-curing family toxin translates to MRYLTLTEVLELYRRIIEQSGGVSGIANLGALESALAQPRMTFGGEELYPTIVEKASAIGFALIKNHPFLDGNKRIGHAAMEVFLVLNGFEISAPVDEQEQIILQVASSAIARDDFTEWLRSHIVDRSI, encoded by the coding sequence ATGCGCTATCTAACTTTAACTGAAGTCTTAGAACTTTATCGCCGCATTATCGAGCAGTCTGGCGGAGTATCTGGTATCGCCAATTTAGGAGCATTAGAGTCAGCTTTAGCTCAGCCGCGCATGACCTTTGGCGGGGAGGAACTTTACCCAACTATCGTAGAAAAAGCTTCCGCTATTGGCTTTGCTTTAATTAAAAATCATCCCTTCTTGGATGGTAACAAACGCATCGGCCACGCAGCAATGGAAGTCTTTTTAGTTTTGAACGGATTTGAAATTTCTGCACCTGTGGATGAGCAAGAACAAATTATTTTACAAGTCGCATCAAGTGCGATCGCCCGCGATGACTTTACTGAGTGGTTGCGCTCTCATATTGTCGATCGCTCGATTTAA
- the lepA gene encoding translation elongation factor 4, with protein MTSVPVSRIRNFSIIAHIDHGKSTLADRLLQATGTVKAREMKEQFLDNMDLERERGITIKLQAARMNYTAKDGQDYVLNLIDTPGHVDFSYEVSRSLAACEGALLVVDASQGVEAQTLANVYLALGNNLEIIPVLNKIDLPGAEPERVKGEIEEIIGLDCSGAIEASAKEGIGIDEILEAIVEFVPPPQDTVEKPLRALIFDSYYDAYRGVIVYFRVMDGSVKKGDRVLLMVSGKEYVIDELGILSPTQVQVDELHAGEVGYLGAAIKAVADARVGDTITLVKKPAPEPWPGYTEAKPMVFCGLFPIDADQFPDLREALEKLELNDAALSYEPETSSAMGFGFRCGFLGLLHMEIVQERLEREYNLDLIVTAPSVVYQVTTIKGEVLTIDNPSHLPDPQYREKIEEPYVRVEMLSPETYVGALMELSQTRRGIFVDMKYLSQGRTTLVYELPLAEVVTDFFDQMKSRSRGYASMEYHIIGYRENPLVKLDILINGDPVDALAMIVHRDKAYNVGRGLTEKLKELIPRHQFKVPIQATIGAKVIASEHIPALRKDVLAKCYGGDISRKKKLLQKQAKGKKRMKSVGTVDVPQEAFMAVLKLDRDS; from the coding sequence ATGACAAGCGTTCCTGTATCTCGCATTCGTAATTTTTCGATTATTGCTCACATCGACCACGGAAAATCCACTTTGGCCGATCGCCTGTTGCAGGCGACTGGGACTGTGAAGGCACGGGAAATGAAGGAGCAGTTTTTAGACAACATGGATCTCGAACGCGAACGTGGCATTACGATCAAGCTGCAAGCGGCTCGGATGAATTACACTGCCAAGGACGGTCAGGACTACGTGCTGAATCTGATCGACACTCCCGGACACGTGGACTTCTCTTACGAGGTTTCGCGATCGCTCGCTGCTTGCGAAGGTGCGCTGCTGGTGGTAGACGCTTCTCAAGGCGTGGAAGCACAAACCTTGGCAAATGTCTACCTTGCCTTGGGAAACAATTTGGAAATTATTCCGGTTTTAAATAAAATTGACCTACCGGGGGCGGAACCGGAACGGGTAAAAGGGGAAATTGAAGAAATTATCGGTCTCGACTGTAGCGGGGCGATCGAGGCTTCTGCTAAGGAAGGAATTGGTATTGATGAGATTTTGGAGGCGATCGTAGAATTCGTGCCGCCGCCGCAGGATACTGTGGAGAAACCGCTGCGGGCGCTAATTTTTGATAGTTATTACGATGCTTATCGCGGGGTAATTGTGTATTTCCGGGTGATGGACGGAAGTGTGAAAAAGGGCGATCGCGTGTTGTTGATGGTTTCGGGGAAGGAATATGTCATTGATGAATTGGGCATCCTGTCACCGACACAAGTACAAGTAGATGAATTGCACGCGGGGGAAGTTGGTTATCTGGGCGCGGCAATTAAGGCGGTAGCTGATGCTCGCGTTGGCGATACGATTACTTTGGTCAAAAAGCCTGCACCGGAGCCTTGGCCTGGTTATACGGAGGCTAAGCCGATGGTTTTTTGTGGCTTATTCCCGATCGATGCTGACCAGTTTCCAGACTTGCGGGAAGCTTTGGAAAAACTGGAACTTAACGATGCGGCGCTTTCCTATGAACCGGAAACTTCTAGTGCGATGGGATTTGGTTTCCGCTGCGGTTTCTTGGGTTTGCTGCACATGGAAATTGTGCAGGAAAGATTGGAAAGAGAATACAATTTGGATTTGATTGTTACGGCTCCTTCTGTGGTTTATCAAGTCACAACAATTAAGGGAGAAGTGTTAACAATTGACAATCCGAGCCACTTACCCGATCCTCAGTATCGCGAGAAGATTGAGGAACCTTATGTGCGGGTAGAAATGCTATCGCCGGAAACCTATGTCGGCGCGCTGATGGAGTTATCTCAAACTCGGCGGGGCATTTTTGTGGATATGAAATATCTGAGTCAGGGGCGGACTACGCTGGTTTATGAGTTACCTTTGGCGGAGGTGGTGACGGACTTTTTCGATCAGATGAAATCGCGATCGCGCGGTTATGCGAGTATGGAGTATCACATCATCGGTTATCGCGAAAATCCGTTGGTGAAATTGGACATTTTAATTAATGGCGATCCGGTTGATGCTTTGGCGATGATCGTGCACCGGGATAAGGCTTACAATGTGGGCCGTGGCTTGACGGAGAAACTGAAGGAATTGATTCCTCGCCACCAGTTTAAGGTGCCGATTCAAGCGACTATTGGCGCTAAGGTGATTGCTTCGGAACATATTCCGGCTTTGCGGAAGGATGTGTTGGCGAAGTGTTACGGCGGCGATATTTCGCGGAAGAAGAAGTTACTACAAAAGCAGGCGAAGGGTAAGAAGCGGATGAAGTCTGTGGGTACTGTGGATGTGCCGCAGGAGGCTTTTATGGCTGTGCTGAAGCTCGATCGCGATTCGTAA
- a CDS encoding type II toxin-antitoxin system CcdA family antitoxin, whose amino-acid sequence MSESSIPSHSSSEKVELSIHIDSELLDQIKHLTNDPSKVIETAIKQWLRGDRREDDQAMSLRRNPPVPPRGEWND is encoded by the coding sequence ATGAGCGAGTCAAGCATACCATCTCACAGTTCTTCAGAAAAAGTCGAACTATCTATCCATATAGATTCTGAGCTGCTAGACCAAATTAAGCACTTGACAAATGACCCCAGTAAAGTGATTGAAACAGCCATCAAGCAGTGGCTCAGAGGCGATCGCCGCGAAGACGATCAAGCTATGAGTTTGCGCCGCAACCCGCCAGTCCCGCCCCGGGGCGAGTGGAACGACTGA
- a CDS encoding GAF domain-containing sensor histidine kinase, whose amino-acid sequence MDHNTDFRRRSSLASTAFFQELGAELVFTQDAKGRYLSFYWQKAEQYNLTAVEIVDRPLSETLQPIAPEPYLEILRRAIETLVPERFSYQFWRAGQYFLFDLTVTPAIESNGRATKVLVMGRLLSDKPPEYSPDSPEFIPYPALASPSDARQQMLYPASRIGRALPPYSEIDRKIISQIAHNLHRTLDLDTIWQQTVNSLGQVLNASRCIICSYKKDSENLKSSPSLASENPPNLSTPAAEFPHSIASDTSPPLSSAQIENLQSKTFKVVAEYRQEPYSSMLGLELRAAEQPGWIQTLATLKPVAVDYASPVTDLFQRHSVLVAATSYEDQPNALICLHRCGTSPAWSPVELEFARELVAQVGSAIAHATLYQELEEARAEAVALSQLKSQFLANTSHELRTPLNGILGFLKLVVDGMADDPEEARQFIQEAYKSAIHLFNVINDILDIAKIEAGKMQLDLAPVKLSELLQQVENFTQVQAQQKQLQFQIQKPAPENEIILYGNYQRLLQVMLNLTGNAIKFTQEGGIRISAEAIEKKVTFRDREFPGIVKIRVADTGIGVSLDKQDKLFESFFQVDGARTRQYGGTGLGLAISQKLVEAMGGTVNFYSMGEGLGSTVTFTVPLYQKPLFKK is encoded by the coding sequence ATGGACCATAACACAGATTTTCGGCGGCGATCGAGCCTCGCCTCTACAGCCTTTTTTCAAGAGTTAGGGGCAGAATTAGTATTTACCCAAGACGCAAAGGGTAGATATCTATCTTTTTACTGGCAAAAAGCCGAGCAGTACAACCTCACAGCAGTAGAAATTGTCGATCGCCCCCTGAGCGAAACTCTGCAACCCATCGCCCCTGAGCCTTATCTCGAGATTTTGCGTAGAGCGATCGAAACCCTCGTACCGGAACGGTTCAGCTATCAATTTTGGCGCGCCGGACAATATTTTCTGTTCGATTTGACAGTCACTCCGGCGATCGAGTCAAACGGCCGAGCCACCAAAGTCTTGGTGATGGGAAGGCTGCTGTCTGACAAACCCCCAGAATACTCGCCAGATTCCCCTGAATTCATACCTTACCCTGCTTTAGCATCCCCGTCGGACGCCCGCCAACAAATGCTGTATCCAGCCAGCCGCATCGGTCGAGCGCTCCCTCCGTACTCGGAAATAGATCGCAAAATCATCTCCCAAATCGCTCACAACCTGCACAGAACCCTCGACCTAGACACAATTTGGCAGCAAACAGTTAACAGTTTGGGTCAAGTATTGAACGCCAGCCGCTGCATCATCTGTTCCTACAAAAAAGACAGCGAAAACCTCAAATCCTCCCCGTCGTTGGCCTCAGAAAACCCGCCAAATTTGTCAACCCCAGCAGCCGAATTTCCACACTCAATTGCTAGCGATACGTCGCCTCCCCTGTCATCGGCTCAAATCGAAAATCTCCAATCGAAAACTTTTAAAGTAGTAGCCGAGTACCGCCAAGAACCTTACTCTTCCATGCTCGGATTAGAACTGCGCGCAGCCGAACAGCCAGGGTGGATTCAAACCTTAGCCACCTTAAAACCCGTAGCAGTCGATTACGCCTCCCCCGTCACGGATCTCTTCCAACGCCATTCCGTGCTCGTAGCAGCTACTTCCTACGAAGACCAACCCAATGCCTTGATCTGTTTGCACCGCTGCGGCACTTCCCCTGCATGGAGTCCTGTCGAACTCGAATTCGCCCGCGAGTTAGTCGCTCAAGTCGGCAGCGCGATCGCCCACGCTACACTTTACCAAGAACTAGAAGAGGCCCGCGCCGAAGCCGTAGCTCTTTCCCAGCTTAAAAGTCAATTTCTTGCCAATACTTCCCACGAACTCCGCACCCCCCTCAACGGCATCCTCGGCTTCCTGAAACTGGTTGTAGACGGCATGGCCGATGACCCCGAAGAAGCGCGCCAATTTATCCAAGAAGCTTATAAATCGGCAATACACTTGTTCAACGTGATTAACGATATTTTGGATATCGCTAAAATTGAAGCTGGCAAAATGCAGTTAGACTTAGCACCAGTCAAACTCAGCGAACTGTTGCAGCAAGTAGAGAATTTTACCCAAGTTCAAGCGCAGCAAAAGCAACTGCAATTTCAGATCCAAAAACCCGCCCCCGAAAACGAAATTATTTTGTACGGCAACTACCAACGCCTGTTGCAGGTAATGTTGAACCTGACCGGCAATGCCATTAAATTTACCCAAGAAGGGGGCATTCGCATCAGTGCCGAGGCGATCGAGAAAAAAGTGACATTTCGCGATCGCGAGTTCCCCGGAATCGTGAAAATCCGAGTCGCCGATACAGGAATTGGCGTTTCTCTCGACAAGCAAGACAAATTATTTGAGTCATTTTTTCAGGTAGACGGCGCTCGTACCAGGCAATACGGCGGCACCGGTTTGGGATTGGCTATTTCTCAAAAACTCGTAGAAGCAATGGGCGGTACGGTAAATTTTTACAGCATGGGTGAAGGACTCGGCTCAACTGTTACTTTTACTGTACCGCTGTATCAAAAACCACTCTTTAAAAAATAA